The following proteins are encoded in a genomic region of Verrucomicrobiaceae bacterium:
- the ccoN gene encoding cytochrome-c oxidase, cbb3-type subunit I has product MTTTTAKTTITFNDKVVRQFMWASVLWGVVGMLAGVFIALQLNFHELNLASWLSFGRLRPLHTNAVIFAFVGNMMFAGIYYSTQRLCKARMASDVLSAVHFWGWQAIIVSAAITLPLGLTRGQEYAELIWPINIAVALIWVVFAVNFFWTLARRNEPSLYVALWFYISTIVTVAMLYIVNHLSIPTGLTHSYTIFSGVQNGLVQWWYGHNAVAFFLTTPILGIMYYFLPKAVERPVYSYRLSIVHFWSLVFIYIWAGPHHLLNTSLPLWLQYLGMFFSLMLWAPSWGGMLNGLLTLRGAWDKLRTDPVVKFFIAAVTFYGMSTFEGPLLSIRAVNALSHYSDWTIGHVHSGALGWNGFMAAGLFYWLTPKLYGTKLHSTAWANFHFWIGTIGILIYVASMWVSGIMQGLMLNATNPEGTALVYPNFIETLTSIRAMMGFRIIGGALFLVGFILMAVNLIITARSGKAVEESREVTVPARESRDTMGVLGAFLNDPIACMFGGFLLVMAWLFLPPGADIMALICACIFAVLAVQRFRRNSANWNNWHESILHNWLPFTVLVFVAVAMGGLIQIIPTVAVNRAKNMEDRIQKIYTPLELAGRDLYVSEGCYNCHSQMIRTMLPDVLRYGDYSRLGESIYDHPYQWGSKRTGPDLARIGQTSPTSGDKYPHSWHFDHMKDPRSTSAGSNMPAYPHLFEEKFDQKSLPKKIAVLSSLGVPYPAMNSDEIKIQAIEQAIKITEELKTQGKVARPDTQIVALTAYLQKLGEFETPKIEEKLQGPAGIPFPITPVNPDKVRAAKKAVTTAER; this is encoded by the coding sequence ATGACCACCACCACCGCCAAAACCACGATCACATTTAACGATAAGGTCGTCCGTCAATTCATGTGGGCCTCCGTCCTTTGGGGCGTCGTCGGCATGCTTGCGGGCGTTTTCATCGCACTGCAACTCAACTTCCACGAGCTGAATCTGGCCTCCTGGTTGAGCTTTGGCCGCCTGCGCCCGCTGCACACGAATGCGGTGATCTTCGCCTTCGTGGGAAATATGATGTTCGCGGGCATTTACTACTCCACGCAGCGTCTGTGCAAGGCACGCATGGCTTCGGATGTGCTCTCTGCGGTGCATTTTTGGGGCTGGCAGGCCATCATCGTGAGTGCAGCCATCACGCTGCCGCTGGGCCTCACGCGTGGGCAGGAGTACGCTGAGCTGATCTGGCCGATCAATATCGCGGTGGCGCTGATTTGGGTCGTTTTCGCGGTGAACTTCTTCTGGACGCTGGCACGGCGGAATGAGCCCTCTCTCTATGTGGCGCTGTGGTTCTACATTTCCACCATCGTGACAGTGGCGATGCTCTACATCGTCAATCACCTGTCCATCCCGACGGGGCTCACACATAGCTACACGATCTTCTCTGGCGTGCAGAATGGCCTGGTGCAGTGGTGGTATGGGCACAATGCGGTCGCCTTCTTCCTGACCACCCCGATCCTGGGTATCATGTACTACTTCCTGCCAAAGGCGGTGGAGCGGCCCGTGTACTCCTATCGTCTATCGATCGTGCATTTCTGGTCGCTGGTCTTCATCTACATCTGGGCGGGACCTCATCATCTGCTCAATACGTCACTGCCGCTGTGGTTGCAGTATCTGGGCATGTTCTTCAGCCTGATGCTGTGGGCTCCGAGCTGGGGGGGCATGCTCAATGGCCTGCTGACGCTCCGTGGAGCCTGGGATAAGCTGCGCACCGATCCGGTGGTGAAGTTCTTCATCGCGGCGGTCACCTTCTACGGCATGTCCACCTTTGAGGGGCCGCTGCTCTCCATCCGCGCGGTGAATGCACTCTCGCATTACTCTGACTGGACGATCGGCCACGTGCATAGCGGTGCTCTGGGCTGGAATGGCTTCATGGCTGCGGGTCTCTTCTACTGGCTGACGCCGAAACTCTACGGCACAAAGCTGCACTCCACCGCCTGGGCGAATTTCCACTTCTGGATCGGCACGATCGGCATCCTCATCTATGTGGCCTCTATGTGGGTCTCCGGCATCATGCAGGGCCTCATGCTCAATGCCACGAATCCAGAGGGCACTGCGCTGGTCTATCCGAACTTCATCGAAACGCTGACCTCAATCCGTGCGATGATGGGCTTCCGCATCATCGGTGGTGCGCTCTTCCTCGTGGGCTTCATCCTTATGGCGGTGAATCTCATCATCACTGCCCGCTCCGGCAAAGCCGTGGAGGAATCCCGCGAAGTCACCGTCCCAGCACGCGAAAGCCGCGATACCATGGGCGTGCTCGGTGCCTTCTTGAATGACCCCATCGCTTGCATGTTCGGCGGATTCCTCCTGGTGATGGCGTGGCTCTTCCTGCCCCCTGGAGCTGACATCATGGCACTCATCTGCGCCTGTATCTTTGCCGTGCTGGCCGTGCAACGCTTCCGCCGCAACAGCGCCAACTGGAACAACTGGCATGAGAGCATCCTGCACAACTGGCTGCCCTTCACAGTGCTCGTCTTCGTCGCGGTAGCGATGGGTGGACTCATCCAGATCATCCCCACCGTCGCGGTAAACCGCGCAAAGAACATGGAAGACCGCATCCAGAAGATCTACACGCCACTAGAGCTCGCTGGGCGTGATCTTTACGTCAGTGAAGGCTGCTACAACTGCCACTCACAGATGATCCGCACCATGCTGCCAGATGTACTGCGCTACGGTGACTACAGCCGCCTCGGTGAGAGCATCTACGACCATCCCTATCAGTGGGGTAGCAAGCGCACGGGCCCTGATCTCGCCCGCATCGGCCAGACCAGCCCGACCTCAGGTGACAAATATCCGCACTCCTGGCACTTCGATCACATGAAGGATCCACGCAGCACCTCCGCCGGGTCCAATATGCCCGCCTACCCACATTTGTTTGAGGAGAAATTCGACCAGAAGTCCCTGCCGAAGAAAATCGCCGTCCTAAGCTCCCTCGGAGTGCCCTACCCCGCGATGAACTCTGACGAGATCAAGATCCAAGCTATCGAGCAAGCGATCAAAATCACCGAAGAGCTCAAAACCCAAGGCAAAGTGGCCCGGCCTGATACGCAGATCGTCGCTCTGACCGCCTACCTACAAAAGCTCGGTGAATTCGAGACACCGAAGATCGAGGAGAAGCTCCAAGGTCCCGCTGGCATCCCCTTCCCCATCACTCCGGTGAATCCTGACAAAGTCCGTGCCGCTAAAAAAGCCGTCACCACCGCTGAACGCTAA
- a CDS encoding c-type cytochrome: MPDSHPSSGPQLREHVYDGIQEYDQKLPNWWLFTWYITMVFFVFAWLSYYQFGIGDSDIESVEKDLAVVMAARDKELGAIDDDKLWAMSKDPAIIASGKATYDTTCIACHAPDMSAHIAGAKLPGLPLNDTEWKHGSKPTQLLSIVRKGAPDLTKGMPPWEPQLGIKRVIEVVAFILSKHDKDKPTTLAADSPLKAGASATPAPAGTAPAAPAAAK, translated from the coding sequence ATGCCTGACTCTCATCCCTCCTCCGGCCCACAGCTCCGCGAACACGTCTATGACGGCATCCAGGAGTACGACCAGAAATTGCCGAACTGGTGGCTCTTCACCTGGTACATCACCATGGTGTTCTTCGTATTCGCATGGTTGTCCTACTACCAGTTTGGCATCGGCGACAGCGACATCGAATCGGTCGAAAAAGACCTCGCCGTCGTCATGGCCGCTCGGGACAAGGAACTCGGTGCCATCGACGATGACAAGCTCTGGGCCATGTCCAAAGACCCCGCCATCATCGCTAGCGGAAAGGCCACCTATGACACCACCTGCATCGCCTGCCATGCGCCGGATATGAGCGCCCACATCGCCGGCGCCAAGCTGCCCGGCCTACCACTCAACGATACGGAGTGGAAGCACGGCTCCAAGCCCACACAGCTCCTCAGCATCGTACGCAAAGGTGCCCCAGACCTCACCAAGGGCATGCCACCGTGGGAGCCCCAGCTCGGCATCAAACGCGTGATCGAAGTCGTCGCCTTCATTTTGAGCAAGCACGACAAAGACAAGCCCACCACGCTCGCCGCTGATTCACCCCTGAAAGCGGGTGCCTCCGCCACCCCAGCACCAGCAGGCACAGCGCCTGCTGCACCCGCTGCGGCGAAGTAG